In Brassica rapa cultivar Chiifu-401-42 chromosome A06, CAAS_Brap_v3.01, whole genome shotgun sequence, a single window of DNA contains:
- the LOC103873310 gene encoding LOW QUALITY PROTEIN: uncharacterized protein At1g24485 (The sequence of the model RefSeq protein was modified relative to this genomic sequence to represent the inferred CDS: substituted 1 base at 1 genomic stop codon): protein MMAALLHLSTLFSLLATILSIAESISIDCGSTGSYVDSNNVTWVGDKGFVTTGEPMKIPDVITKPINTLRYFPTGQTNCYTNIPVTKRQKTLVRTKFYYENYDGNFSPPSFDLVYDGKHRDSVEITESLLNNEETFYYSELIFAPANESISVCLIRTSPSDNPFISSIEVYSLDVGMYADLGPSEGLITRQRTACGAKESISYPLDPYGRPWYPLGADDTLADLTTSAPSIDITGASNKPPEVVMSKASSSLGESIKLSNLALPLTGLPVYLALYFSEPQTLGRTQRRSFNVFLDETQVGSGPIIPVFGKATQLVLRDVVATSGSQIVFQSTGDSVLPPIINGVELFSISNSRNGGGGGGGRSQSSGGNNDFGGXSLILVLSEIIAKNNGGKKKKNKLPLILGVAFASAFVILSSTFGAIFLRKRQNTKPQSNTTPTTSTENGTGTGMSPLVEQQFASDADHSYVVQDDHH, encoded by the exons ATGATGGCGGCGCTTCTTCATCTCAGCACTCTCTTTTCACTCTTAGCCACAATCCTTTCAATCGCAGAAA GTATAAGCATTGACTGTGGATCAACGGGATCCTACGTTGACTCGAACAATGTAACATGGGTCGGAGATAAAGGCTTCGTCACGACCGGCGAGCCCATGAAGATTCCAGACGTCATTACGAAGCCGATCAACACCCTGCGGTACTTTCCAACTGGCCAAACCAACTGCTACACCAACATTCCGGTGACAAAACGCCAGAAAACACTCGTGCGGACAAAGTTTTACTACGAAAACTACGATGGTAACTTTTCCCCGCCATCTTTCGACTTGGTTTATGATGGGAAACACCGTGATTCTGTTGAAATCACTGAGTCTTTACTCAACAACGAGGAGACGTTCTATTACTCGGAGTTGATATTTGCTCCGGCTAATGAGAGTATTAGCGTATGCCTCATCCGTACGTCTCCATCCGACAACCCGTTTATATCGTCCATCGAGGTTTACAGCTTAGACGTCGGAATGTATGCCGATCTTGGTCCCAGTGAAGGTCTGATTACCCGACAAAGAACTGCTTGCGGGGCCAAAGAGAGTATAAG CTACCCGTTAGATCCTTACGGTAGGCCATGGTACCCGTTAGGTGCCGATGATACACTGGCCGATCTAACAACCTCAGCCCCGTCGATAGACATCACAGGGGCGTCAAACAAGCCGCCAGAGGTTGTTATGTCGAAGGCATCGTCATCGCTTGGGGAAAGCATAAAACTCTCTAACTTGGCGCTCCCCTTAACCGGTCTACCGGTATACTTGGCTCTTTACTTCTCGGAGCCTCAGACTCTAGGTCGCACCCAAAGACGGTCATTCAACGTTTTCTTGGATGAGACCCAAGTTGGTTCCGGTCCCATCATTCCGGTTTTTGGGAAAGCAACTCAACTTGTTTTGAGAGATGTAGTGGCCACGTCAGGGTCCCAAATAGTATTTCAGTCCACTGGTGACTCGGTTTTGCCACCCATCATTAACGGTGTGGAGCTGTTTTCGATAAGTAACAGCCGGAATGGtggaggtggaggtggaggCCGAAGCCAAAGCAGCGGTGGTAATAATGACTTTGGAGGTTAGtctttaattttagttttaagtgaaataata GCAAAAAACAATGgaggaaagaagaagaaaaacaaattacCACTCATTCTTGGAGTTGCGTTCGCCTCTGCGTTTGTAATTCTCTCATCAACGTTTGGAGCTATTTTCTTGAGAAAGCGTCAAAATACTAAGCCACAGTCCAATACCACACCAACTACGTCCAcag AGAATGGGACAGGCACTGGAATGTCACCTCTAGTTGAACAGCAATTTGCTAGTGATGCAGACCACTCTTATGTTGTTCAAGATGATCATCACTGA
- the LOC103873311 gene encoding uncharacterized protein At1g24485, protein MFYYGNYDGKASSPTFSVVFEGKHRGTVSISSAFEPYTLELIFSPASGETSVCFVRTSSSSNPFVSSIEVADLADGMYDELGPGEGLFYQQRVAYGTTETIRSDLYGRFWLPSEINILLTGVPSAAASIDTSDASNKPPESILRNSWNGESLTLFDATLPTGGVPVYLAMYFSEPLEMSVRSFNILFGSKKVGTGPIVPVYGKATQVVVRDVVASSSSQLVFQSTASALLPPMINALELYVISSGTSGDGSGNGSGSGSGTGGGGGEGGGGGSGSGGPAGSGGTGKGGGSNEGSSGGSNNEEKKSKLPIIVGAVSAVVFVIIVYVIVAIFLAKRRKGRLQGLTLPTSTVSQTGTGPSPLFGQQTGNDANQSTNEADMGDIDDLIGVNQSYVTQQH, encoded by the exons ATGTTTTACTATGGGAACTACGACGGGAAGGCTTCATCCCCAACCTTCAGTGTAGTGTTCGAAGGGAAACACCGAGGCACCGTATCGATATCTTCGGCATTCGAGCCTTACACTTTAGAACTGATATTTTCCCCAGCCAGCGGAGAGACAAGCGTATGTTTTGTGCGCACCTCTTCGTCATCAAACCCGTTTGTATCATCCATTGAAGTTGCTGACTTGGCCGATGGCATGTATGACGAGCTTGGTCCCGGTGAAGGTTTATTTTACCAACAACGAGTTGCGTATGGGACAACAGAAACTATAAG aTCGGATCTTTACGGTAGGTTCTGGCTGCCTTCCGAGATAAACATATTGTTGACAGGAGTACCGTCAGCAGCTGCATCTATCGATACCTCTGATGCATCAAACAAGCCGCCTGAGTCCATTCTTCGTAACTCTTGGAATGGGGAAAGCTTAACACTATTCGACGCCACTCTTCCTACGGGAGGAGTTCCTGTTTACTTGGCTATGTATTTCTCGGAGCCACTCGAAATGAGTGTACGATCGTTCAACATTTTGTTTGGCAGTAAGAAAGTTGGTACGGGTCCAATTGTGCCAGTGTATGGAAAAGCTACCCAAGTGGTAGTGAGAGACGTCGTGGCCAGCTCAAGCTCCCAGCTAGTGTTCCAGTCCACAGCTAGTGCACTTTTACCCCCCATGATAAATGCGTTGGAGCTCTACGTGATAAGTTCTGGTACAAGTGGAGATGGAAGCGGTAATGGAAGTGGAAGCGGATCAGGAACAGGTGGAGGTGGTGGGGAAGGTGGAGGAGGCGGATCTGGGAGTGGCGGACCTGCAg GCTCTGGTGGGACTGGAAAAGGGGGAGGAAGCAATGAAGGGAGCTCAG GTGGGTCAAAcaatgaagaaaagaaaagtaaacTGCCAATTATAGTCGGTGCGGTATCTGCGGTAGTGTTTGTTATTATTGTATACGTTATCGTTGCTATTTTCTTGGCGAAACGTCGCAAAGGAAGGCTGCAAGGACTAACATTGCCAACGTCTACAG TTTCTCAAACGGGTACTGGACCATCCCCTCTATTTGGACAACAGACGGGGAACGACGCGAACCAGTCAACAAATGAGGCAGACATGGGAGATATCGACGACCTGATTGGAGTGAACCAATCGTATGTAACACAACAACATTGA
- the LOC103873314 gene encoding 17.4 kDa class I heat shock protein — protein sequence MSLIPSFFGGRRTNVFDPFSLDLYDPFEGFLTPSGMTNATSKDVAAFTNAKVDWRETPEAHVFKADLPGLKKEEVKVEVEDGNILQISGERSSENEEKSDKWHRVERSSGKFMRRFKLPENAKVDEVKACMENGVLSVTVPKMPERKPEVKSIDISG from the coding sequence ATGTCTCTAATCCCAAGCTTTTTCGGTGGCCGAAGAACAAACGTGTTCGACCCATTCTCGCTAGACCTGTATGACCCGTTCGAAGGATTCTTAACGCCTTCAGGGATGACAAACGCAACCTCCAAGGACGTGGCAGCGTTCACAAACGCGAAAGTGGACTGGAGGGAGACACCAGAGGCGCACGTGTTCAAGGCGGACTTGCCGGGGCTGAAGAAGGAAGAAGTGAAGGTGGAGGTTGAAGATGGCAACATACTTCAGATAAGTGGAGAGAGAAGCAGCGAGAATGAAGAGAAGAGTGACAAGTGGCACCGTGTGGAGAGGTCAAGTGGGAAGTTCATGAGGAGGTTTAAGTTGCCGGAGAACGCGAAGGTAGATGAAGTGAAAGCTTGTATGGAGAACGGTGTGTTGTCGGTCACGGTGCCTAAGATGCCTGAGAGGAAGCCTGAGGTCAAGTCTATTGACATCTCCGGCTAA
- the LOC103873313 gene encoding E3 UFM1-protein ligase 1 homolog, protein MDEELLELQRQFEFAQQVKSSVRLSDRNVVELVQKLQELRVIDFDLLHTVTGKEYITQEQLKNEIATEISKLGRVSVIDLADTIGVDLYHVEKQAQDVVLSDPGLMLVQGEIISQTYWDSIAEEINERLQECSQISVAELAGQLQVGSELVQSVLEPRLGTLVKARLEGGQLYTPAYVARVTAMVRGASRGIFVPSNLSALWAPLQQLVQQMNGSSGVAVENAFFQSIFNRLLKEEEMLGSLRAGTHWTPSVFAVAQKECVDSFFSQNSYIPYETMQKLGISQAVQFLQSRYPDGKPLSAVFIHSSMIEMLDSTTEDAIEQNSWIDSLSVLPASFTSQDANKILLLCPSVQSALKAEKALILAESYVISSGFIKGIYDQIEKDAEAFSIQASTASLIDHPSKSSESQESIPANTDKGSKKKRGKSASMKTATVETVPDDEEEARPKSKRNQKKGRDSSSSQKLDAKAGGKKESVKAQEGNNFIPPDGWVMKKIVDSVPEFEDEGMENPDSILKHLADLMRPMLINSLKERRKKIFTENADRMKRLKDDLQKKLDESFLNMQLYEKALELFEDDQSTSAVLHRHLLRTTAATIADTLLHDLDILNNLKNGIEVGDSKAQDSVLLESSERMALAKNLNGSLSRKALALVEALEGKRVDAFMTTFRDLAEESGLALKKLDKKLERTLLHAYRKDLISQVSTESDPVALLAKVVSLLYIKAHNKALQAPGRAIAAAISHLKDKLDESAYKTLTDYQKATVTLLALMSASTGEEHDCSADRILSKRELLESQMPVLRSLVLGDSQPQQS, encoded by the exons atggATGAAGAGTTGTTGGAATTGCAGAGACAGTTCGAGTTCGCTCAGCAGGTGAAGTCAAGCGTCAGATTATCCGATCGAAACGTCGTCGAATTGGTTCAGAAGCTTCAGGAGCTTCGCGTCATCGACTTCGATCTCCTCCACACTGTCACCGGAAAAGAATACATCACTCAG GAGCAATTGAAGAATGAAATCGCCACCGAGATCAGTAAACTGGGCCGTGTCTCGGTTATCGATCTGGCGGATACGATCGGGGTTGATTTGTATCATGTGGAGAAGCAAGCACAGGATGTGGTCTTGAGTGATCCAGGGCTAATGCTTGTCCAGGGAGAGATCATATCACAAACCTATTGGGACTCAATCGCAGAAGAGATCAACGAGAGGCTCCAAGAATGCAGCCAAATCTCTGTGGCTGAACTTGCTGGTCAGTTACAGGTTGGCTCTGAGTTGGTGCAATCCGTTTTAGAGCCTCGCCTTGGAACTTTG GTGAAAGCAAGGCTAGAAGGTGGACAGTTATATACGCCTGCTTATGTAGCACGTGTTACCGCTATGGTTCGAGGTGCTTCCAGGGGTATCTTTGTTCCTTCCAATTTGTCTGCTTTGTGGGCGCCGTTACAACAGTTGGTGCAACAAATGAATGGATCTAGTGGAGTCGCTGTTGAGAATGCGTTTTTCCAGTCTATATTTAACCGTCTGTTGAAGGAAGAGGAGATGCTTGGATCACTACGTGCTGGCACCCATTGGACTCCTTCT GTTTTTGCTGTTGCTCAAAAGGAATGCGTAGACTCTTTCTTCTcacag AATTCTTATATTCCCTATGAGACCATGCAGAAGCTTGGGATTTCTCAAGCCGTGCAGTTCTTACAG TCTAGATATCCAGATGGGAAACCTTTATCTGCAGTATTTATTCATTCTTCGATGATTGAGATGCTGGATTCTACAACCGAGGATGCTATTGAACAAAACAGCTG GATCGATTCCCTCTCTGTATTGCCTGCGTCATTCACATCACAGGATGCAAACAAGATTCTGCTTCTTTGTCCCTCCGTCCAATCAGCTCTCAAG GCTGAGAAAGCACTTATCCTGGCTGAATCCTATGTCATAAGCAGTGGGTTCATAAAG GGCATATATGATCAAATTGAGAAAGATGCAGAAGCTTTTAGCATCCAAGCTTCTACTGCTAGTCTGATAGATCATCCAAGCAAATCTTCAGAGTCGCAAGAAAGCATACCTGCTAATACAGATAAAGgatcaaagaagaagagaggcaAGTCTGCCAGCATGAAGACAGCAACCGTAGAAACTGTTccagatgatgaagaagaagcccGTCCTAAATCTAAGAGAAACCAGAAGAAAGGCAGGGATTCATCCTCGTCACAGAAGTTGGATGCGAAAGCAGGAGGCAAGAAAGAGTCCGTTAAGGCGCAAGAAGGTAATAACTTTATCCCCCCGGACGGATGGGTGATGAAAAAGATCGTCGACTCTGTGCCTGAGTTTGAAGATGAAG GTATGGAGAACCCAGATTCAATTCTCAAGCATCTAGCTGACCTTATGAGACCGATGCTCATTAACTCATTAaaggagagaagaaagaaaatcTTCACAGAAAATGCAGATAGAATGAAACGCTTGAAGGATGATCTTCAGAAAAAGCTTGATGAG TCGTTTCTAAATATGCAGCTGTACGAAAAAGCGCTAGAGCTATTTGAAGATGACCAATCGACTTCA GCTGTTTTACATAGGCATCTGCTGAGAACAACAGCAGCTACAATTGCTGATACACTACTTCATGACTTG GACATCCTCAACAACTTGAAGAATGGTATTGAGGTTGGAGATTCCAAAGCTCAAGATTCAGTTTTGCTGGAGTCTTCTGAAAGAATGGCCCTT GCTAAAAATCTCAACGGTTCACTCTCGAGAAAGGCCCTTGCATTAGTTGAGGCCTTGGAAGGGAAG CGTGTAGACGCATTCATGACCACCTTCAGAGACCTGGCAGAGGAAAG TGGATTGGCCTTGAAAAAGCTTGACAAGAAACTGGAAAGAACTCTCCTACATGCATATCGCAAG GATTTGATATCTCAAGTTTCTACCGAATCAGACCCTGTTGCACTTCTCGCCAAAGTTGTCTCTCTCCTCTATATTAAG GCGCACAATAAAGCTTTACAAGCCCCAGGTAGAGCTATTGCTGCAGCTATTTCACACTTGAAG GATAAACTTGATGAATCTGCGTACAAAACTTTGACCGATTACCAAAAAGCAACTGTAACGCTTCTTGCTCTGATGTCGGCTTCAACCGGAGAG GAACATGATTGCTCAGCAGACAGAATCCTCAGCAAAAGGGAGCTCCTCGAGAGTCAAATGCCTGTCCTTAGATCCCTTGTCCTGGGAGACTCACAACCACAACAATCTTAG
- the LOC103873315 gene encoding exosome complex exonuclease RRP46 homolog, producing MEIDREDGRTPNQLRPLACSRNILHRPHGSASWSQGDTKVLAAVYGPKPGTRKNENPEKACFEVIWKPKSGQIGKAEKEFEIILKKTIHSICVLTVNPNTTTSVIIQVVHDDGSLLPCAINAACAALVDAGIPMKHLAVAICCCLADSGYVVLDPNKLEEKKMTAFAYLVFPNTTLSVLPEVEGEPVEHGIITSVTHGVMSVDDYFLCVETGRAATASLSAFFRKNFQQSQGASSKAG from the exons ATGGAGATTGATAGAGAAGATGGCAGAACGCCGAATCAGCTGAGACCCCTTGCTTGTTCACGTAACATCCTTCATCGTCCTCATGGCTCTGCTAGCTGGTCCCAAg GGGATACAAAAGTTCTAGCTGCAGTTTATGGACCTAAACCTGGAACGAGGAAGAACGAGAACCCTGAGAAGGCTTGCTTTGAAGTCATTTGGAAGCCTAAATCCGGGCAGATTG GAAAAGCCGAAAAGGAGTTTGAGATAATACTGAAAAAGACGATACACAGTATTTGTGTCTTGACCGTGAATCCAAATACCACCACCTCCGTGATCATTCAG GTTGTACATGATGATGGTTCT CTTCTACCGTGTGCCATAAACGCAGCATGTGCAGCTCTTGTAGATGCTGGAATACCTATGAAGCATCTCGCTG ttgCTATATGTTGTTGCCTGGCTGATAGTGGATATGTTGTACTCGATCCAAACAAGCTTGAAGAAAAG AAAATGACGGCTTTTGCTTATTTAGTCTTTCCAAATACAACTCTCTCTGTTCTTCCGGAAGTGGAAGGCGAGCCAGTAGAGCATGGTATTATTACATCAGTTACGCATGGAGTAATGTCAG tgGACGATTACTTCCTGTGTGTAGAGACCGGTCGTGCTGCAACGGCTAGTTTATCTGCATTTTTTAGGAAGAACTTCCAACAAAGCCAAGGAGCTTCTTCCAAAGCTGGTTAG
- the LOC103873316 gene encoding nudix hydrolase 9 isoform X2: MAKIAEGSRYQLLLSCPSGLSLSQVSVDFSKSHDRIQHPDHDLEDSIAQAWEQRTQGNSSLFNGQKFRVSIFKIFSLGSICLDGDAGTNELPHVYIRLGLTDYRTFVGTNLSSQWEKFLVTSQDDCVRCRHTSSPLGNAAVIETSDHKIIVLRRSDNVGEFPGHYVFPGGHPEPMSVGIDSHQLEKDGDVLNKKVTREMFDSITREVVEETGIPASSLSTPLFIGISRRELNVRPAMFFFIKCNHHSDDIPGLYSSAEDGFESTQLHTVSLEELKTMTSRMPGCHHGGFALYELMLQRLKSTNETPLTST; the protein is encoded by the exons ATGGCGAAAATAGCAGAAGGGTCAAGATACCAGCTTCTCCTCTCATGTCCTTCTGGCCTCTCTCTATCTCAG GTGTCGGTGGATTTCTCGAAATCTCATGATCGGATTCAACATCCCGATCACGATCTTGAAGATTCTATTGCACAG GCTTGGGAGCAGAGAACACAGGGCAATTCGTCGTTGTTCAATGGACAAAAATTCAGAGTAAGCATat TTAAAATTTTCAGTTTGGGATCAATATGTTTAGATGGTGATGCTGGTACCAACGAACTGCCACACGTCTATATTCGCCTTGGCCTGACAGATTACAG GACTTTTGTAGGAACGAATTTGAGCTCTCAGTGGGAGAAGTTCCTAGTTACATCACAAG ATGACTGTGTAAGATGTCGACATACATCAAGTCCATTGGGTAATGCTGCGGTTATAGAGACGTCTGACCATAAGATTATTGTGTTACGCCGGAGTGATAATGTCGGGGAATTTCCAGGTCACTACGTATTTCCTGGTGGCCATCCAGAG CCGATGTCAGTAGGAATTGATTCTCATCAGCTTGAAAAAGATGGAGATGTTTTAAACAAGAAGGTGACTCGAGAAATGTTTGACAGCATTACTCGTGAAGTTGTGGAAGAAACTGGGATACCAGCATCATCTCTT AGCACTCCTCTCTTTATTGGAATATCTCGGAGGGAGTTGAATGTGAGGCCAGCTATGTTTTTCTTCATCAAGTGTAATCACCATTCAGATGACATTCCGGGACTATATTCTAGTGCTGAAGATGGGTTTGAGTCAACACAGCTCCACACTGTCTCTTTG GAGGAGCTGAAGACAATGACATCAAGAATGCCAGGTTGCCACCATGGTGGCTTTGCGCTCTATGAACTGATGCTTCAACGTCTGAAGAGCACTAATGAAACGCCTTTAACATCGACCTAA
- the LOC103873316 gene encoding nudix hydrolase 9 isoform X1, with product MIGFNIPITILKILLHRLGSREHRAIRRCSMDKNSDLGSICLDGDAGTNELPHVYIRLGLTDYRTFVGTNLSSQWEKFLVTSQDDCVRCRHTSSPLGNAAVIETSDHKIIVLRRSDNVGEFPGHYVFPGGHPEPMSVGIDSHQLEKDGDVLNKKVTREMFDSITREVVEETGIPASSLSTPLFIGISRRELNVRPAMFFFIKCNHHSDDIPGLYSSAEDGFESTQLHTVSLEELKTMTSRMPGCHHGGFALYELMLQRLKSTNETPLTST from the exons ATGATCGGATTCAACATCCCGATCACGATCTTGAAGATTCTATTGCACAG GCTTGGGAGCAGAGAACACAGGGCAATTCGTCGTTGTTCAATGGACAAAAATTCAGA TTTGGGATCAATATGTTTAGATGGTGATGCTGGTACCAACGAACTGCCACACGTCTATATTCGCCTTGGCCTGACAGATTACAG GACTTTTGTAGGAACGAATTTGAGCTCTCAGTGGGAGAAGTTCCTAGTTACATCACAAG ATGACTGTGTAAGATGTCGACATACATCAAGTCCATTGGGTAATGCTGCGGTTATAGAGACGTCTGACCATAAGATTATTGTGTTACGCCGGAGTGATAATGTCGGGGAATTTCCAGGTCACTACGTATTTCCTGGTGGCCATCCAGAG CCGATGTCAGTAGGAATTGATTCTCATCAGCTTGAAAAAGATGGAGATGTTTTAAACAAGAAGGTGACTCGAGAAATGTTTGACAGCATTACTCGTGAAGTTGTGGAAGAAACTGGGATACCAGCATCATCTCTT AGCACTCCTCTCTTTATTGGAATATCTCGGAGGGAGTTGAATGTGAGGCCAGCTATGTTTTTCTTCATCAAGTGTAATCACCATTCAGATGACATTCCGGGACTATATTCTAGTGCTGAAGATGGGTTTGAGTCAACACAGCTCCACACTGTCTCTTTG GAGGAGCTGAAGACAATGACATCAAGAATGCCAGGTTGCCACCATGGTGGCTTTGCGCTCTATGAACTGATGCTTCAACGTCTGAAGAGCACTAATGAAACGCCTTTAACATCGACCTAA